A window of the Brassica napus cultivar Da-Ae chromosome A2, Da-Ae, whole genome shotgun sequence genome harbors these coding sequences:
- the LOC106388209 gene encoding FT-interacting protein 3-like isoform X1: MIMYFSCKAKLQMSNIKLGVEVISAHGLFQRDKQNSCSPFVELKFDNQIFRTTTKPNDPNPVWHESFYFLVSDPSFLSTRTLEAHVFSYQDETDAKPFLGKVRVNGTSFVPRSEAAPFNYPLEKRSVFSRARGELGLRVFITDDPSITPSVSESPRAYIPSPRREHVSSLITDDADERRELKKPITRTFYNATPSVNQQQPATMNYGMHEMRAAAPMPPRVVQYNGPTPPLDFSVKETSPFLGGGQIIGGRVVRGTKRPASGAYDLVEEMRFLFVRVVKARDLPDRDLTGSLDPYVEVKIGNFKGVTRHLDKNSDPEWNQVFAFAKENLQSNVLEIVVKDKDLVLDDYVGTVRFDLHEVQSRVPPDSPLAPEWYRLENKRQEKKKRAEIMLAVWEGTQADEAFGDAVFSDSLTSSDSSDIISANLRSKVYHSPRLWYLRVRIIEAQDVIIVSDKSRLPEAFVRIQMGNQMLKTRVSQRTFHPTWDQEFMFVVAEPFEENLVLSVEDHSEPNRDEPVGKAVIPLAAIEKRTDDKKFRSRWFHLEDSISDAMDEDKAKKVKFATRIHVAAALEGGYHVFDESTYYSSDLRPTAKQLWKPPIGVLELGILDANGLHPVKTRDGKGVSDTYVVAKYGHKWVRSRTVINSLSPKYNEQYTWEVFDPATVLTICVFDNGHFGEGKNRDQTIGKVRIRLSTLQSGRVYTNAYPLLVLQPSGLKKRGELHLAVRFTCTSVSNMLMKYTKPLLPKMHYTQPLSVNLQEVLRVQALNIMVARLGRSEPPLRREVVEYMTDAKTHLFSMRRSKANFYRFTAVFSGVMSVWKWMGEVCSWRTPVTTALVHVLYTMLVMFPEMILPTVFLYMAVIGLWNYRFRPRFPPHMDTKLSYAESVNADELDEEFDIFPTMKAPDIVKMRYDRLRIVAGKIQSVVGDIAAQGERVQALLSWRDPRATAIFVTFCLIIAMVMYITPFKLFALLSGYYFMRHPRLRHRIPSAPLNFFRRLPAMTDSML, encoded by the exons atgataaTGTATTTCAGTTGTAAGGCAAAGCTTCAAATGAGCAATATAAAGCTAGGAGTTGAAGTCATAAGCGCACATGGTCTATTCCAGAGAGACAAGCAAAACTCATGTAGCCCTTTCGTGGAGCTCAAGTTTGATAACCAGATATTCCGCACAACCACCAAACCCAACGATCCAAACCCCGTCTGGCACGAGTCTTTCTACTTCCTTGTCTCTGATCCTTCCTTCCTCTCCACCCGTACACTCGAAGCCCATGTCTTCAGCTACCAGGACGAAACCGATGCTAAGCCCTTTCTTGGCAAAGTTCGAGTCAATGGAACATCCTTTGTTCCTCGCTCTGAAGCAGCTCCTTTCAACTACCCTCTAGAGAAACGCAGCGTTTTCTCTCGAGCGCGTGGGGAGCTTGGTTTGAGAGTCTTCATCACTGACGACCCTTCTATCACACCTTCTGTCTCAGAATCTCCTCGAGCTTATATCCCCAGCCCGCGGAGAGAACATGTAAGCTCCCTAATCACAGATGATGCTGATGAGAGAAGAGAGCTTAAGAAGCCTATAACACGTACGTTTTATAACGCTACCCCTTCAGTGAACCAACAACAGCCGGCGACGATGAACTATGGCATGCACGAGATGAGAGCTGCTGCGCCAATGCCTCCAAGAGTAGTTCAATACAACGGTCCAACTCCACCATTAGATTTCTCAGTCAAAGAGACGAGCCCTTTCCTGGGAGGTGGACAGATCATTGGAGGACGGGTGGTTCGTGGTACAAAGAGACCAGCAAGCGGCGCATATGATCTCGTTGAAGAGATGAGGTTTCTCTTCGTGCGAGTCGTGAAGGCGCGTGACCTCCCCGACAGAGACCTTACGGGAAGCTTAGACCCTTACGTTGAAGTAAAAATAGGAAACTTCAAAGGCGTTACAAGACATTTGGACAAGAACTCGGATCCGGAGTGGAACCAAGTCTTTGCCTTTGCTAAAGAGAATCTTCAGTCTAACGTTCTTGAAATAGTGGTGAAGGATAAAGACCTTGTCCTTGACGATTACGTTGGGACAGTTCGGTTTGATCTCCATGAGGTTCAGTCTCGCGTTCCTCCGGATAGTCCTTTAGCTCCCGAGTGGTACAGACTTGAGAACAAAagacaagagaagaagaagagagctgAGATAATGCTTGCTGTCTGGGAAGGTACTCAAGCAGATGAAGCTTTCGGGGATGCGGTTTTCTCGGACTCATTGACATCTTCAGACAGTTCGGACATTATATCGGCCAACCTCCGCTCGAAAGTGTACCATTCTCCTAGGCTATGGTACCTAAGGGTGAGGATAATAGAGGCTCAGGACGTGATCATCGTCTCCGACAAGTCCCGTCTTCCCGAGGCCTTTGTGAGGATCCAGATGGGTAATCAGATGTTGAAGACTAGAGTCTCTCAGAGAACGTTTCATCCGACATGGGACCAGGAGTTCATGTTCGTAGTCGCGGAGCCGTTTGAAGAAAACCTGGTCCTCTCGGTGGAAGACCACTCTGAACCTAACAGAGATGAGCCTGTAGGCAAAGCTGTGATTCCTCTCGCTGCTATTGAGAAACGTACGGATGATAAAAAGTTTCGTAGCCGCTGGTTTCATCTGGAAGATTCCATCTCAGACGCAATGGATGAAGACAAAGCCAAGAAGGTGAAGTTCGCTACTAGGATCCATGTGGCCGCGGCTCTTGAAGGAGGCTACCACGTTTTCGATGAGTCCACTTACTATAGCAGCGATCTCAGGCCAACGGCGAAACAGCTCTGGAAACCGCCAATAGGAGTCTTGGAGCTTGGGATACTTGACGCAAACGGGCTCCACCCGGTGAAAACTAGGGACGGGAAAGGTGTGTCGGACACGTACGTTGTTGCTAAATACGGTCACAAGTGGGTTCGGTCGAGAACTGTAATCAACAGCTTGAGTCCAAAGTACAATGAGCAGTACACATGGGAGGTTTTCGACCCCGCAACGGTCTTAACCATCTGCGTCTTCGACAACGGTCATTTCGGAGAAGGAAAGAACAGAGATCAGACGATTGGGAAAGTACGTATCAGACTCTCAACTCTCCAGAGTGGTCGTGTGTACACAAACGCTTACCCATTACTTGTTTTACAACCATCTGGTCTCAAGAAAAGAGGCGAGCTTCACTTAGCCGTGAGGTTCACATGCACATCAGTCTCCAACATGCTGATGAAATACACAAAACCACTCTTGCCTAAGATGCATTACACACAGCCTTTATCCGTTAACCTACAGGAAGTGCTTAGGGTGCAGGCTCTCAACATAATGGTGGCTCGACTAGGCCGGTCAGAGCCGCCTCTTAGACGTGAAGTTGTTGAGTATATGACGGATGCTAAGACCCATCTGTTCAGCATGAGGCGAAGCAAAGCCAACTTCTACAGGTTCACCGCCGTGTTTTCTGGAGTGATGTCGGTGTGGAAATGGATGGGGGAAGTGTGCAGCTGGAGGACGCCGGTGACGACGGCGCTGGTGCACGTGCTGTACACGATGCTTGTGATGTTCCCGGAGATGATTTTGCCGACTGTGTTTCTTTACATGGCTGTGATTGGGCTGTGGAACTACAGGTTTAGGCCAAGGTTTCCTCCTCATATGGACACCAAACTGTCTTACGCAGAGAGTGTGAATGCTGATGAACTGGACGAAGAGTTTGATATCTTCCCGACCATGAAGGCTCCGGACATTGTTAAAATGAG GTACGACCGACTGAGAATTGTGGCGGGGAAGATACAGTCGGTGGTGGGAGACATAGCAGCACAGGGAGAGCGCGTGCAGGCTCTGTTGAGCTGGCGTGATCCACGCGCCACAGCAATATTTGTGACGTTCTGTTTGATCATAGCCATGGTTATGTACATAACACCTTTTAAACTGTTTGCTCTCCTCTCTGGTTACTACTTCATGAGACACCCTAGGCTCCGACACCGTATTCCCTCCGCTCCACTCAACTTTTTCCGACGACTTCCGGCCATGACGGACTCTATGCTCTGA
- the LOC106388209 gene encoding FT-interacting protein 3-like isoform X2, translated as MSNIKLGVEVISAHGLFQRDKQNSCSPFVELKFDNQIFRTTTKPNDPNPVWHESFYFLVSDPSFLSTRTLEAHVFSYQDETDAKPFLGKVRVNGTSFVPRSEAAPFNYPLEKRSVFSRARGELGLRVFITDDPSITPSVSESPRAYIPSPRREHVSSLITDDADERRELKKPITRTFYNATPSVNQQQPATMNYGMHEMRAAAPMPPRVVQYNGPTPPLDFSVKETSPFLGGGQIIGGRVVRGTKRPASGAYDLVEEMRFLFVRVVKARDLPDRDLTGSLDPYVEVKIGNFKGVTRHLDKNSDPEWNQVFAFAKENLQSNVLEIVVKDKDLVLDDYVGTVRFDLHEVQSRVPPDSPLAPEWYRLENKRQEKKKRAEIMLAVWEGTQADEAFGDAVFSDSLTSSDSSDIISANLRSKVYHSPRLWYLRVRIIEAQDVIIVSDKSRLPEAFVRIQMGNQMLKTRVSQRTFHPTWDQEFMFVVAEPFEENLVLSVEDHSEPNRDEPVGKAVIPLAAIEKRTDDKKFRSRWFHLEDSISDAMDEDKAKKVKFATRIHVAAALEGGYHVFDESTYYSSDLRPTAKQLWKPPIGVLELGILDANGLHPVKTRDGKGVSDTYVVAKYGHKWVRSRTVINSLSPKYNEQYTWEVFDPATVLTICVFDNGHFGEGKNRDQTIGKVRIRLSTLQSGRVYTNAYPLLVLQPSGLKKRGELHLAVRFTCTSVSNMLMKYTKPLLPKMHYTQPLSVNLQEVLRVQALNIMVARLGRSEPPLRREVVEYMTDAKTHLFSMRRSKANFYRFTAVFSGVMSVWKWMGEVCSWRTPVTTALVHVLYTMLVMFPEMILPTVFLYMAVIGLWNYRFRPRFPPHMDTKLSYAESVNADELDEEFDIFPTMKAPDIVKMRYDRLRIVAGKIQSVVGDIAAQGERVQALLSWRDPRATAIFVTFCLIIAMVMYITPFKLFALLSGYYFMRHPRLRHRIPSAPLNFFRRLPAMTDSML; from the exons ATGAGCAATATAAAGCTAGGAGTTGAAGTCATAAGCGCACATGGTCTATTCCAGAGAGACAAGCAAAACTCATGTAGCCCTTTCGTGGAGCTCAAGTTTGATAACCAGATATTCCGCACAACCACCAAACCCAACGATCCAAACCCCGTCTGGCACGAGTCTTTCTACTTCCTTGTCTCTGATCCTTCCTTCCTCTCCACCCGTACACTCGAAGCCCATGTCTTCAGCTACCAGGACGAAACCGATGCTAAGCCCTTTCTTGGCAAAGTTCGAGTCAATGGAACATCCTTTGTTCCTCGCTCTGAAGCAGCTCCTTTCAACTACCCTCTAGAGAAACGCAGCGTTTTCTCTCGAGCGCGTGGGGAGCTTGGTTTGAGAGTCTTCATCACTGACGACCCTTCTATCACACCTTCTGTCTCAGAATCTCCTCGAGCTTATATCCCCAGCCCGCGGAGAGAACATGTAAGCTCCCTAATCACAGATGATGCTGATGAGAGAAGAGAGCTTAAGAAGCCTATAACACGTACGTTTTATAACGCTACCCCTTCAGTGAACCAACAACAGCCGGCGACGATGAACTATGGCATGCACGAGATGAGAGCTGCTGCGCCAATGCCTCCAAGAGTAGTTCAATACAACGGTCCAACTCCACCATTAGATTTCTCAGTCAAAGAGACGAGCCCTTTCCTGGGAGGTGGACAGATCATTGGAGGACGGGTGGTTCGTGGTACAAAGAGACCAGCAAGCGGCGCATATGATCTCGTTGAAGAGATGAGGTTTCTCTTCGTGCGAGTCGTGAAGGCGCGTGACCTCCCCGACAGAGACCTTACGGGAAGCTTAGACCCTTACGTTGAAGTAAAAATAGGAAACTTCAAAGGCGTTACAAGACATTTGGACAAGAACTCGGATCCGGAGTGGAACCAAGTCTTTGCCTTTGCTAAAGAGAATCTTCAGTCTAACGTTCTTGAAATAGTGGTGAAGGATAAAGACCTTGTCCTTGACGATTACGTTGGGACAGTTCGGTTTGATCTCCATGAGGTTCAGTCTCGCGTTCCTCCGGATAGTCCTTTAGCTCCCGAGTGGTACAGACTTGAGAACAAAagacaagagaagaagaagagagctgAGATAATGCTTGCTGTCTGGGAAGGTACTCAAGCAGATGAAGCTTTCGGGGATGCGGTTTTCTCGGACTCATTGACATCTTCAGACAGTTCGGACATTATATCGGCCAACCTCCGCTCGAAAGTGTACCATTCTCCTAGGCTATGGTACCTAAGGGTGAGGATAATAGAGGCTCAGGACGTGATCATCGTCTCCGACAAGTCCCGTCTTCCCGAGGCCTTTGTGAGGATCCAGATGGGTAATCAGATGTTGAAGACTAGAGTCTCTCAGAGAACGTTTCATCCGACATGGGACCAGGAGTTCATGTTCGTAGTCGCGGAGCCGTTTGAAGAAAACCTGGTCCTCTCGGTGGAAGACCACTCTGAACCTAACAGAGATGAGCCTGTAGGCAAAGCTGTGATTCCTCTCGCTGCTATTGAGAAACGTACGGATGATAAAAAGTTTCGTAGCCGCTGGTTTCATCTGGAAGATTCCATCTCAGACGCAATGGATGAAGACAAAGCCAAGAAGGTGAAGTTCGCTACTAGGATCCATGTGGCCGCGGCTCTTGAAGGAGGCTACCACGTTTTCGATGAGTCCACTTACTATAGCAGCGATCTCAGGCCAACGGCGAAACAGCTCTGGAAACCGCCAATAGGAGTCTTGGAGCTTGGGATACTTGACGCAAACGGGCTCCACCCGGTGAAAACTAGGGACGGGAAAGGTGTGTCGGACACGTACGTTGTTGCTAAATACGGTCACAAGTGGGTTCGGTCGAGAACTGTAATCAACAGCTTGAGTCCAAAGTACAATGAGCAGTACACATGGGAGGTTTTCGACCCCGCAACGGTCTTAACCATCTGCGTCTTCGACAACGGTCATTTCGGAGAAGGAAAGAACAGAGATCAGACGATTGGGAAAGTACGTATCAGACTCTCAACTCTCCAGAGTGGTCGTGTGTACACAAACGCTTACCCATTACTTGTTTTACAACCATCTGGTCTCAAGAAAAGAGGCGAGCTTCACTTAGCCGTGAGGTTCACATGCACATCAGTCTCCAACATGCTGATGAAATACACAAAACCACTCTTGCCTAAGATGCATTACACACAGCCTTTATCCGTTAACCTACAGGAAGTGCTTAGGGTGCAGGCTCTCAACATAATGGTGGCTCGACTAGGCCGGTCAGAGCCGCCTCTTAGACGTGAAGTTGTTGAGTATATGACGGATGCTAAGACCCATCTGTTCAGCATGAGGCGAAGCAAAGCCAACTTCTACAGGTTCACCGCCGTGTTTTCTGGAGTGATGTCGGTGTGGAAATGGATGGGGGAAGTGTGCAGCTGGAGGACGCCGGTGACGACGGCGCTGGTGCACGTGCTGTACACGATGCTTGTGATGTTCCCGGAGATGATTTTGCCGACTGTGTTTCTTTACATGGCTGTGATTGGGCTGTGGAACTACAGGTTTAGGCCAAGGTTTCCTCCTCATATGGACACCAAACTGTCTTACGCAGAGAGTGTGAATGCTGATGAACTGGACGAAGAGTTTGATATCTTCCCGACCATGAAGGCTCCGGACATTGTTAAAATGAG GTACGACCGACTGAGAATTGTGGCGGGGAAGATACAGTCGGTGGTGGGAGACATAGCAGCACAGGGAGAGCGCGTGCAGGCTCTGTTGAGCTGGCGTGATCCACGCGCCACAGCAATATTTGTGACGTTCTGTTTGATCATAGCCATGGTTATGTACATAACACCTTTTAAACTGTTTGCTCTCCTCTCTGGTTACTACTTCATGAGACACCCTAGGCTCCGACACCGTATTCCCTCCGCTCCACTCAACTTTTTCCGACGACTTCCGGCCATGACGGACTCTATGCTCTGA